The following proteins come from a genomic window of Archangium lipolyticum:
- a CDS encoding S-methyl-5'-thioadenosine phosphorylase — translation MAHPSPPVIGILGGSGLYQIDGLQDVSWRKVSSPFGEPSDELCFGTLEGTRVVFLPRHGRGHRISPSDINFRANIDALKRAGVTDLLSLSAVGSLREDLPPGSFVVVDQFIDRTFAREKSFFGTGCVAHVSMARPVCTRLGDAVMSAGQGLDIPMKRGGTYLVMEGPQFSSLAESELYRSWGCSVIGMTNMPEAKLAREAELCYATVAMVTDFDCWHPGHDAVTVDQIISVLMANAGKARGLVRNVVPLLGGHQGPCRHGCQTALDHALITAPEARDPKVLERLDTVAGRVLKR, via the coding sequence ATGGCGCACCCATCTCCCCCCGTCATCGGCATCCTCGGAGGCAGCGGCCTCTATCAAATCGACGGCCTCCAGGACGTCTCCTGGCGCAAGGTGTCCTCTCCCTTCGGTGAGCCCTCGGACGAGCTGTGCTTCGGCACCCTCGAGGGCACCCGGGTGGTGTTCCTGCCCCGCCACGGCCGGGGCCACCGCATCTCCCCCTCGGACATCAACTTCCGCGCCAACATCGACGCCCTCAAGCGCGCGGGCGTCACCGACCTGCTCTCCCTGTCCGCCGTGGGCAGCCTGCGCGAGGATCTACCCCCGGGCTCCTTCGTGGTGGTGGACCAGTTCATCGACCGCACCTTTGCCCGAGAGAAGAGCTTCTTCGGCACCGGCTGCGTCGCCCACGTGTCCATGGCCCGGCCCGTGTGCACGCGCCTGGGGGACGCGGTGATGAGCGCCGGCCAGGGGCTCGACATCCCCATGAAGCGCGGTGGCACCTACCTCGTCATGGAGGGCCCGCAGTTCTCCTCGCTCGCCGAGAGCGAGCTCTACCGGAGCTGGGGCTGCAGCGTGATCGGGATGACCAACATGCCCGAGGCCAAGCTCGCCCGGGAGGCGGAGCTCTGCTACGCGACGGTGGCGATGGTGACGGACTTCGACTGCTGGCATCCCGGGCACGATGCCGTCACCGTGGACCAGATCATCTCCGTGCTGATGGCCAACGCGGGCAAGGCGCGCGGGCTGGTGAGGAACGTGGTGCCGCTGCTCGGCGGGCACCAGGGCCCGTGTCGCCACGGCTGCCAGACGGCGCTCGACCACGCCCTCATCACCGCTCCCGAGGCGAGAGACCCCAAGGTCCTCGAGCGGCTCGACACCGTGGCCGGCCGGGTGCTGAAGCGCTGA
- a CDS encoding zinc ribbon domain-containing protein — protein MTDGPEVWCERCESALEVGDLRCPICGQAVVGQRRTRALLPAGEVARVVRCDTCGASLEYSAEVKAPRCAFCASVMHVETTADPQEQAERFLPFAVDPVAARGALMGFLEQKRFFRPSDLTRAASLESLRPMWWPAWAFSAGARVSWTADSDAGSGRSDWAPHSGQVELTFQDILVSASRGLSERECERLAGHYSLAGAEREPRGPEDAQVERFDVTRSGARRQILAAVEEEAREQVARSHVPGRRHRNVHVAVVLSSLETRRYALPAYVLAYRYRKKLYRVVVHGQDAKVVLGDAPVSVLKVLLVVGAVLLALAVVLLLLR, from the coding sequence ATGACGGACGGGCCGGAGGTGTGGTGTGAGCGGTGCGAGAGCGCGCTGGAGGTGGGGGACCTGCGCTGTCCCATCTGCGGGCAGGCGGTGGTGGGCCAGCGCCGGACGCGGGCCCTGCTGCCGGCGGGGGAGGTGGCCAGGGTGGTGCGGTGCGACACCTGCGGGGCCTCGCTGGAGTACTCGGCGGAGGTGAAGGCGCCACGGTGTGCCTTCTGCGCGTCGGTGATGCACGTGGAGACGACGGCGGACCCGCAGGAGCAGGCCGAGCGCTTCCTGCCCTTCGCGGTGGACCCGGTGGCGGCGCGCGGGGCGTTGATGGGCTTCCTCGAGCAGAAGCGCTTCTTCCGGCCCTCGGACCTGACGCGGGCGGCGTCGCTCGAGTCGCTGCGGCCGATGTGGTGGCCGGCGTGGGCCTTCAGCGCGGGGGCGCGGGTGAGCTGGACGGCGGACTCGGACGCGGGGAGCGGACGCTCGGACTGGGCGCCGCACTCGGGGCAGGTGGAGCTCACCTTCCAGGACATCCTCGTGTCCGCGTCGCGAGGCCTCTCGGAGCGCGAGTGCGAGCGGCTGGCCGGCCATTACTCGCTGGCGGGCGCGGAGCGCGAGCCGCGAGGGCCGGAGGACGCGCAGGTGGAGCGCTTCGACGTGACGCGCTCGGGGGCAAGGCGGCAGATATTGGCGGCGGTGGAGGAGGAGGCGCGCGAGCAGGTGGCGCGCTCGCACGTGCCGGGCCGCCGCCACCGCAACGTGCACGTGGCGGTGGTGCTGTCGAGCCTGGAGACGAGACGCTACGCGCTGCCGGCGTACGTGCTGGCGTACCGGTACCGGAAGAAGCTGTACCGGGTGGTGGTGCATGGGCAGGACGCGAAGGTGGTGTTGGGCGACGCCCCGGTGTCGGTGCTGAAGGTGCTGCTGGTGGTGGGCGCGGTGCTGCTGGCGCTGGCCGTGGTGCTGTTGTTGCTGCGCTGA